In the genome of Deinococcus sp. YIM 77859, one region contains:
- a CDS encoding IclR family transcriptional regulator, with the protein MLGTLEKAGQVLDLYSDEQPEWGVTEVATALGIPKPSAHHLLASLAEIGLLQRTTNRHYRLGYRALALSRIVLQTTPWRDSAEQILHDLVREFGETVQLAALDGKRLVCVARVGGTQPESVQIAEVGSSIPPHCSSNGKILLAFSSTERTMQVLENQHLNRFTENTIVTHDELASELERVRAQGFAYDVGEYRHDACSVAAPIRNHLGDVVASLSLAAPAPRFYARKAAYRTAVIRVTERLSIRIGYNPSLFT; encoded by the coding sequence ATGCTGGGAACGCTGGAAAAGGCCGGACAGGTGCTCGATCTGTACTCGGACGAACAGCCGGAGTGGGGGGTGACGGAGGTGGCCACCGCGCTGGGCATCCCCAAACCCAGCGCGCACCACCTGCTTGCCTCGCTCGCCGAAATCGGCCTGCTGCAACGTACAACCAACCGGCACTACCGTCTGGGGTACCGGGCCCTCGCTCTCAGCCGGATCGTGCTGCAAACCACCCCCTGGCGTGATTCTGCCGAGCAGATCCTGCACGATCTCGTGCGGGAATTTGGCGAGACCGTGCAACTGGCCGCCCTGGATGGTAAGCGGCTCGTGTGTGTCGCCCGGGTGGGGGGAACGCAGCCCGAAAGCGTCCAGATCGCAGAAGTTGGGAGCAGCATTCCACCGCATTGCAGCTCGAATGGCAAAATCCTGCTCGCCTTCAGTTCCACGGAACGGACCATGCAGGTCTTGGAAAACCAGCACCTGAACCGCTTTACAGAGAACACGATCGTGACGCACGACGAACTGGCCTCCGAACTGGAGCGGGTTCGTGCGCAGGGCTTCGCGTACGACGTCGGCGAGTACCGTCATGACGCCTGTTCCGTCGCCGCCCCGATTCGCAATCACCTGGGTGATGTGGTGGCGTCACTAAGTCTCGCAGCACCCGCTCCCCGCTTTTACGCGCGGAAGGCCGCGTACCGGACGGCGGTGATTCGTGTTACGGAGCGGCTGTCCATCCGTATCGGCTACAATCCCTCCCTGTTCACCTAG
- a CDS encoding ABC transporter substrate-binding protein: MKRFAPGLTLTVLLAGLAAAQSTPRTDPLKGNPSLTGEITYMTNKADVMKGWLPAFEKLYPKVKVTLVPVGASDLRQKITTSASANQMPADVMQIEGADLEFVVRRFPNLLMDLTAKVKKYQGGFSKGHWQGGTVNNKVYGLPLDNSTTAMFYRADLFKKAGINPATIKTWDDYIAAGVKLQKMDPDIKMTASDFFSDDLMLRTMMQQATGGYYFNKDGEITINSAGAQKALATLKEMWDKKILLQSRAIDTTVGSWKANRSATILAPAFMANLLQVIVPEQKGLWGVAPLPGFGKPQPADFGTTYATVAQASKSKDVALAFVEWLATVGGQRRGFNPGALNAYLPGSDKLNLRNAYFATPNYASVFIAGQGKLPYLRYTTDSNAARQAVMTAQGAVLNGAPVAETLGKAARDLANQTGRDLAK, translated from the coding sequence ATGAAGCGTTTTGCGCCCGGCCTCACCCTGACCGTCCTGCTTGCTGGCCTCGCCGCTGCCCAGAGCACCCCCCGCACTGACCCGCTGAAGGGCAACCCGAGCCTGACCGGCGAAATCACGTACATGACGAACAAGGCCGATGTCATGAAGGGCTGGCTGCCCGCCTTCGAGAAGCTGTACCCGAAGGTGAAGGTGACGCTCGTTCCTGTCGGCGCCTCGGACCTGCGGCAGAAGATCACGACCAGCGCCTCCGCGAACCAGATGCCAGCGGACGTGATGCAGATCGAAGGTGCCGACCTGGAGTTCGTGGTGCGCCGCTTTCCGAACCTGCTGATGGACCTTACCGCGAAGGTGAAGAAGTACCAGGGCGGCTTCTCGAAGGGTCACTGGCAGGGCGGGACCGTCAATAACAAGGTGTACGGCCTCCCACTGGACAACAGCACCACCGCGATGTTCTACCGTGCGGATCTGTTCAAGAAGGCGGGCATCAACCCTGCCACCATCAAGACGTGGGACGACTACATCGCTGCGGGCGTCAAGCTTCAGAAGATGGACCCGGACATTAAGATGACGGCGAGTGACTTTTTCTCCGATGACCTGATGCTACGCACCATGATGCAGCAGGCGACCGGTGGGTATTACTTTAACAAGGATGGGGAGATCACCATCAACTCCGCTGGTGCCCAGAAGGCCCTGGCGACCCTCAAGGAGATGTGGGATAAGAAGATCCTGCTGCAATCCCGAGCGATCGACACGACCGTCGGCTCCTGGAAGGCGAACCGGAGCGCCACGATTCTCGCGCCGGCCTTCATGGCGAACCTGCTGCAAGTCATCGTTCCCGAACAGAAGGGCCTCTGGGGCGTCGCGCCGCTGCCGGGGTTCGGCAAGCCGCAGCCGGCCGACTTCGGCACGACGTACGCGACCGTCGCGCAAGCCAGCAAGAGCAAGGACGTCGCGCTGGCGTTCGTGGAGTGGCTTGCCACCGTCGGCGGCCAACGACGCGGGTTTAACCCGGGCGCGCTGAACGCGTACTTGCCGGGCAGTGACAAACTCAACCTCCGGAACGCTTACTTCGCCACCCCGAACTACGCTTCAGTCTTCATTGCCGGGCAAGGCAAACTGCCGTACCTGCGCTACACCACCGACTCAAACGCCGCGCGCCAGGCGGTAATGACGGCACAAGGTGCTGTTCTCAATGGAGCGCCCGTCGCCGAAACACTTGGCAAGGCTGCACGCGACCTCGCCAACCAGACTGGCCGGGACCTCGCCAAGTAA
- a CDS encoding carbohydrate ABC transporter permease: MTDLSTTARPALRPRRPRRFNAAPWLFALPVLALLTLFMLLPIAQSLLLSFQRNLDGVDKFVGVAQYQRLAGDEVFRTAAINTALFFVMQVPLTLSIALGIAYLLNRPGFPLSGLFQSAYFLPTVMGLATAGILFRTLLNEDLGVINFMLKAMGLAGVPWISNPWWAKVSISGVLLWRAVGFNVLIYLAALQSVPKELYEAAEIDGATNPQVFWHITLPSLRPVLLFTAIMSTLATINLFDEVQVLTGGGPADGTLTLGLYLYRVAFQNFDHNYGSAVAWVIVLLAGLVAFVQVLAVRRNA; the protein is encoded by the coding sequence ATGACCGACCTGTCCACCACGGCCCGTCCCGCGCTTCGACCAAGACGCCCTCGGCGTTTCAACGCGGCACCGTGGCTGTTCGCATTGCCGGTGCTGGCATTGCTGACGCTGTTCATGCTGCTTCCCATCGCGCAGTCGCTGCTGCTGTCCTTTCAGCGCAACCTGGACGGCGTGGACAAGTTCGTGGGCGTGGCGCAGTACCAGCGTCTCGCGGGTGACGAAGTCTTTCGCACGGCCGCAATCAACACCGCACTGTTTTTCGTGATGCAGGTTCCGCTGACCCTGTCCATCGCGCTCGGCATCGCGTACCTGCTCAACCGCCCCGGCTTTCCCCTCAGTGGGCTCTTTCAAAGCGCGTACTTCCTGCCCACCGTCATGGGCCTCGCCACCGCGGGCATTTTGTTCCGCACACTCCTGAACGAGGACCTCGGCGTGATCAACTTCATGCTGAAGGCCATGGGACTCGCGGGGGTGCCGTGGATCTCGAATCCCTGGTGGGCGAAGGTGTCGATCAGCGGCGTGCTGCTGTGGCGTGCCGTCGGCTTCAACGTCCTGATCTACCTCGCCGCGCTTCAGAGCGTGCCAAAGGAACTGTATGAGGCCGCGGAGATCGACGGGGCGACCAACCCGCAGGTCTTCTGGCACATCACACTGCCGTCCCTGCGTCCGGTGCTGCTGTTCACGGCGATCATGTCGACGCTCGCGACCATCAACCTGTTTGACGAGGTGCAGGTCCTGACGGGCGGCGGGCCAGCAGACGGGACACTCACGCTGGGCCTGTACCTGTACCGCGTCGCCTTCCAGAATTTCGACCACAACTACGGCAGCGCCGTCGCCTGGGTCATTGTCCTCCTGGCCGGACTCGTCGCGTTTGTGCAGGTCCTGGCCGTTCGGAGGAACGCATGA
- a CDS encoding carbohydrate ABC transporter permease, with protein MRRERFGPAQWLLLTLMALGALAALFPFVWMFASATRPASDVLALPPRWNIGSALLPNLRTLIEEGFLRAAFNSVFLAAVTTLLTLLLSALGGYAMTGFKSRVGGILFGIILLTLFVPAQVTIIPVFKLLADLHVLGTYWAVILPAIASPFALFYMRQGFLSFPQELAEAARIDGANEWRVFWHIALPAVRPTLASLAVFVFLFQWNSYFWPLVVLNTPESFTLPLFLNALSTRNTVDYGALMLGLSLATLPVLLLFVFARRLFTSAVLSGAVKG; from the coding sequence ATGAGACGCGAGCGGTTCGGTCCCGCCCAGTGGCTGCTCCTGACCCTGATGGCTCTGGGCGCTCTCGCAGCCCTGTTCCCCTTCGTCTGGATGTTCGCTTCCGCGACCCGTCCGGCCAGCGATGTGCTGGCCCTCCCGCCCCGCTGGAACATCGGGAGTGCGCTGCTGCCCAACCTCCGCACCTTGATTGAGGAGGGCTTCCTACGCGCCGCGTTCAACTCCGTCTTCCTTGCCGCCGTCACCACCCTGCTCACGCTGCTGCTCAGCGCCCTGGGCGGGTACGCCATGACCGGCTTCAAGTCACGGGTCGGGGGGATCCTGTTCGGCATCATCCTGCTCACGCTGTTCGTTCCGGCGCAGGTCACGATCATCCCGGTGTTCAAGCTGCTGGCGGACCTGCACGTACTGGGGACGTACTGGGCGGTCATTCTGCCGGCGATCGCCTCGCCGTTCGCGCTGTTCTACATGCGACAGGGCTTCCTGAGCTTTCCGCAGGAACTCGCGGAGGCCGCCCGCATTGACGGCGCGAACGAATGGCGGGTGTTCTGGCACATCGCGCTACCCGCCGTCCGCCCTACCCTCGCGTCCCTCGCCGTGTTCGTGTTCCTGTTCCAGTGGAACTCCTACTTCTGGCCGCTGGTGGTGCTAAACACGCCGGAAAGCTTCACGCTGCCGCTCTTCCTGAATGCCCTCTCCACACGGAACACCGTGGATTACGGGGCGCTCATGCTCGGCCTGTCGCTGGCCACCCTGCCCGTGCTGCTGTTGTTCGTGTTTGCCCGCAGGCTCTTTACCTCCGCCGTGCTGAGCGGTGCCGTCAAGGGGTAA
- a CDS encoding glycoside hydrolase family 3 protein has translation MTLPDLSASPFFLDDEAQAWVTRTRDALSLHEKLAQLLIPLSFRLEREELDRFLALGVGGISRFASLDPHALRDSAEYLQERSRVPLLLSTDLEGGELASVGGPAGTPYPNQMAVAATDDPAFAEHFGRVLGREGRAVGFNCTFSPVADLDLNPLNPIVNTRSFGSDAARVTAFCEAAIRAFQAEGVAACAKHWPGDGIDYRNQHLVTSENTLDLPAWEASYGAVYRHLITSGVKIVMPGHITLPAYAHARGRPDEADLPATLSPLLTTTLLRDELGFNGVVVSDATEMGGFTSQGPREKLVPQVIAAGCDILLFPTDVERDLEFLCRGVQDGRLSEARVEEAITRVLALKASLGLHKSTALPDLGTLRAPDHLAWAEDCAARAVTLVSDTQHLLPLDPARHRRLLIIRQPQRRNGLGFPLPDLRVPELLDGMGFEVTLYTPQTHVSPDLYDALLYVVAEEALMVTPDLRLDWVELHGNPFRAMERFWDVLPTAIISLGTPHYAHDAPRCQTLVNAYSPVLPVQEAVVRALTGQQPFQGVSPVDACSALRPVREWHKLVVER, from the coding sequence ATGACGCTTCCCGACCTGAGTGCATCCCCTTTCTTCCTCGACGATGAGGCGCAGGCCTGGGTCACCCGCACCCGCGACGCCCTGAGTCTGCACGAGAAGCTCGCCCAACTGCTGATCCCGCTGAGTTTTCGCCTGGAACGTGAGGAACTGGACCGCTTCCTGGCACTTGGTGTGGGCGGTATCTCCCGGTTCGCCTCCCTCGACCCTCACGCCCTGCGGGACTCAGCGGAGTATCTGCAAGAACGCAGCCGCGTCCCTCTGCTCCTCAGCACCGACCTCGAAGGCGGCGAACTCGCCTCGGTCGGCGGCCCGGCGGGCACGCCCTACCCCAACCAGATGGCGGTGGCGGCGACGGACGATCCCGCATTCGCCGAGCACTTCGGCCGGGTCCTGGGCCGCGAGGGCCGCGCGGTCGGCTTCAACTGCACGTTCTCCCCGGTCGCGGACCTGGACCTCAATCCCCTGAACCCCATCGTGAATACCCGCTCCTTCGGCAGCGATGCGGCGCGGGTGACAGCCTTTTGCGAGGCGGCCATCCGCGCCTTTCAGGCCGAGGGGGTCGCCGCCTGCGCCAAACACTGGCCCGGGGACGGGATAGACTATCGCAACCAGCACCTCGTCACGAGTGAGAACACGCTGGACCTTCCCGCCTGGGAGGCGAGTTACGGGGCGGTGTACCGGCACCTGATCACCTCGGGCGTGAAGATCGTCATGCCCGGGCACATCACCCTGCCCGCCTACGCCCACGCCAGGGGCCGACCGGACGAGGCGGACCTGCCCGCCACCCTCTCCCCGCTGCTGACGACCACGCTGCTGCGGGACGAGCTGGGCTTTAACGGCGTGGTGGTCTCGGACGCCACCGAGATGGGCGGCTTCACCTCGCAGGGACCACGCGAGAAGCTCGTGCCGCAGGTCATCGCGGCGGGGTGCGACATCCTGCTGTTTCCCACCGACGTGGAGCGCGACCTGGAGTTCCTGTGCCGGGGCGTGCAGGACGGGCGGCTGAGTGAGGCGCGGGTGGAGGAGGCGATCACGCGGGTCCTGGCCCTCAAGGCGTCCCTGGGCCTGCACAAGAGCACGGCCCTGCCGGACCTCGGCACGCTCCGCGCCCCGGACCATCTGGCCTGGGCGGAGGACTGCGCGGCGCGGGCGGTGACCCTGGTGTCTGACACCCAACACCTCCTGCCGCTCGACCCCGCGCGGCACCGCCGCCTGCTGATCATCCGGCAACCCCAGCGCAGGAACGGGCTGGGCTTTCCGCTGCCGGACCTGCGGGTCCCCGAACTGCTGGACGGGATGGGGTTTGAGGTCACGCTCTACACACCTCAGACGCATGTCAGCCCCGACCTCTACGACGCGCTGCTGTACGTGGTCGCGGAGGAGGCGCTGATGGTCACGCCGGACCTGCGGCTGGACTGGGTGGAACTGCATGGCAACCCCTTCCGGGCGATGGAACGGTTCTGGGACGTGCTGCCGACCGCCATCATCTCCCTGGGCACGCCGCACTACGCCCACGACGCGCCGCGCTGCCAGACGCTGGTCAACGCCTACTCGCCGGTCCTGCCCGTGCAGGAGGCGGTGGTGCGTGCCCTCACTGGTCAGCAGCCGTTCCAGGGCGTGAGTCCGGTGGACGCGTGCTCCGCCCTGCGCCCGGTTCGGGAGTGGCACAAGCTCGTGGTGGAGAGATGA
- a CDS encoding glycoside hydrolase family 78 protein, translated as MTQTSLPTEETGPGTASITHLRAERRDDALGVASPTPRLSWRVRSASPGWVQSGYEIECQDEQGTHTSGRIPSPDAVLVPWPFAPLTSRERVQVRVRAWNTEEMPTDWSVPLAVEAGLFHSEDWTAHFVTPEFTEGPAPLLRREFDVRGGLTAARLYITALGVYEAQLNGERVGDHVLAPGWTSYDHRLRYQTFDVTSLLREGRNALGVMLGNGWYRGRLGFSGGQRNIYGDRLALLAQLELRYADGTVDRVVTDEDWRAARGPILSSELYDGECYDARLEPVEWAQPGFDDTAWQAVHIVERDLRTLIAPEGPPVRRTELVAPTSIFQSPSGKTLVDFGQNLVGWVRFTVRGEAGQTVTLRHAEVLEHGELGTRPLRTAQAMDQYTLKGGGEETWEPRFTFHGFRYAEIEGWPGDLSPEDVTAVVVHSDLERTGWFECSDPLVNKLHENVVWGMRGNFLDIPTDCPQRDERLGWTGDIQVFAPTASFLYDVDGFLTSWLGDVAAEQSEEGVPPFIVPNIQGERSMVPAAAWTDAAVIVPWVLYERFGDRDVLARQFASMCAWVDFLDRHCGPARVWDQGFQFGDWLDPTAPPDQPGAAKTDAEIVATAYFARSAGLVSQAAAVLGQEDRARHYAALAAEVRAAFARRYVTPDGRMMSDAVTAYTLALAFDLLPNVAQRVQAGERLAKLVRDGGYRILTGFVGTPLICDALTEAGRADAAYRLLMQRENPSWLYPVTMGATTIWERWDSMLPDGSINPGEMTSFNHYALGAVADWLHRTVAGLAPAGPGYRRMTIRPLPGGGLTSASARHVTPYGEASVAWTISGDTFTLEAVLPPNTSATVILPGEEDMPLEVLSGEHRWERPYRSPQRSLPPLTLGLPLVDLWDDEEALNAVLALAQEKHPPLAAALKPGSGLRKLPLAVVLGFSAENKTLTPDVQAIFDRLNRARGLISA; from the coding sequence GTGACCCAAACCTCGCTACCCACTGAAGAGACTGGTCCAGGCACAGCGTCCATCACCCACCTCCGGGCTGAACGGCGTGACGACGCCCTGGGGGTCGCCTCACCCACGCCGCGGCTCTCCTGGCGGGTCAGGTCGGCCTCGCCCGGCTGGGTGCAGTCCGGGTACGAGATTGAATGCCAGGACGAGCAGGGTACCCACACCTCTGGCCGCATTCCTTCACCCGACGCCGTGCTGGTCCCCTGGCCCTTCGCCCCACTAACTTCCCGGGAGCGGGTGCAAGTGCGGGTCCGGGCCTGGAACACGGAGGAGATGCCCACCGACTGGAGCGTGCCCCTGGCCGTGGAGGCTGGACTGTTCCACTCTGAGGACTGGACGGCCCATTTCGTCACGCCCGAGTTCACGGAAGGACCGGCCCCCCTTTTGCGGCGGGAGTTCGACGTGCGGGGCGGGTTGACGGCCGCGCGGCTGTACATCACAGCGCTAGGCGTGTACGAGGCCCAGCTCAACGGCGAGCGGGTGGGCGATCATGTCCTCGCGCCCGGCTGGACGAGCTACGATCATCGCCTGCGCTACCAGACCTTCGACGTGACCTCGCTGCTACGTGAGGGACGCAACGCCCTGGGCGTGATGCTCGGGAACGGCTGGTATCGCGGGCGGCTCGGCTTCTCGGGCGGGCAGCGCAACATCTACGGCGACCGCCTCGCCCTCCTCGCACAACTCGAACTTCGGTACGCCGATGGGACGGTCGACCGGGTGGTGACTGACGAGGACTGGCGGGCCGCCCGCGGGCCCATCCTTTCCTCGGAGTTGTACGACGGGGAGTGCTACGACGCGCGTCTGGAACCCGTGGAGTGGGCTCAACCCGGATTCGATGACACCGCCTGGCAAGCTGTCCACATCGTCGAGCGGGACCTGAGGACGTTGATCGCCCCCGAGGGTCCTCCCGTCCGTCGCACCGAGCTGGTCGCGCCCACCTCCATCTTCCAGTCACCCTCCGGGAAGACTCTGGTGGACTTCGGGCAGAACCTCGTGGGGTGGGTGCGCTTCACCGTCCGGGGTGAGGCGGGGCAGACCGTCACGCTCCGGCACGCGGAGGTGCTTGAACACGGCGAACTCGGCACCCGGCCCTTGCGGACCGCACAGGCCATGGACCAGTACACCCTGAAAGGTGGGGGAGAGGAGACCTGGGAGCCGCGCTTCACCTTCCACGGCTTCCGCTACGCCGAGATCGAGGGCTGGCCGGGCGATCTCTCGCCGGAGGATGTCACTGCCGTGGTCGTCCACTCCGACCTTGAACGCACCGGCTGGTTCGAGTGCTCCGACCCCCTCGTCAATAAGCTGCACGAAAACGTGGTGTGGGGGATGCGGGGCAACTTCCTGGACATTCCGACCGACTGCCCGCAGCGCGACGAGCGCCTGGGATGGACGGGAGATATTCAGGTGTTCGCGCCCACCGCCTCCTTTCTCTACGACGTGGACGGCTTCCTGACCTCCTGGCTGGGGGACGTGGCCGCCGAGCAGAGTGAGGAGGGCGTGCCGCCCTTCATCGTGCCGAATATTCAGGGCGAGCGGTCGATGGTGCCCGCCGCCGCCTGGACGGACGCCGCGGTTATCGTACCCTGGGTGCTGTACGAGCGGTTCGGCGACCGGGACGTGCTGGCCCGGCAGTTTGCCAGCATGTGCGCCTGGGTGGACTTTCTCGACCGGCACTGCGGCCCGGCCCGCGTGTGGGACCAGGGCTTCCAGTTCGGCGACTGGCTGGACCCCACCGCGCCGCCCGACCAGCCCGGCGCAGCGAAGACCGACGCGGAGATCGTCGCCACGGCGTACTTCGCCCGGTCCGCGGGTCTGGTATCGCAGGCTGCCGCCGTCCTCGGCCAGGAGGACCGCGCCCGGCACTACGCCGCCCTCGCCGCCGAAGTTCGCGCCGCCTTCGCGCGGCGGTACGTCACGCCCGACGGGCGGATGATGAGCGACGCAGTGACGGCCTACACCCTGGCCCTCGCCTTCGACCTGCTGCCGAACGTGGCGCAGCGTGTTCAGGCGGGCGAGCGCCTCGCCAAACTCGTCCGGGACGGCGGCTACCGCATCCTCACCGGCTTTGTCGGGACGCCCCTGATCTGCGACGCGCTCACGGAGGCGGGCCGGGCGGACGCGGCCTACCGCCTCTTGATGCAGCGCGAGAACCCCTCGTGGCTGTACCCCGTGACGATGGGCGCGACGACCATCTGGGAACGCTGGGACTCCATGCTGCCCGATGGCTCCATCAACCCGGGCGAGATGACCTCCTTCAACCACTACGCTCTCGGGGCGGTGGCGGACTGGCTGCACCGCACGGTGGCGGGCCTCGCCCCTGCCGGACCGGGCTACCGGCGGATGACGATTCGGCCCCTCCCCGGGGGCGGCCTCACCTCCGCGTCCGCGCGGCACGTCACGCCCTATGGGGAGGCGAGCGTGGCGTGGACCATCTCGGGGGATACCTTCACGCTGGAGGCCGTCCTCCCGCCGAACACGTCGGCCACGGTGATCCTGCCCGGCGAGGAGGACATGCCGCTGGAGGTCCTGTCTGGTGAGCACCGCTGGGAGCGCCCGTACCGCTCTCCCCAGCGCAGCCTGCCCCCCCTGACCCTCGGCCTGCCGCTGGTCGATCTGTGGGACGACGAGGAGGCCCTGAACGCGGTCCTGGCACTGGCCCAGGAGAAGCACCCCCCGCTCGCCGCTGCCCTGAAGCCGGGCAGTGGCCTGCGGAAGCTCCCCCTGGCCGTGGTCCTGGGCTTCTCGGCAGAGAACAAGACCCTCACGCCGGACGTGCAGGCCATCTTCGACCGGCTCAATCGGGCGCGCGGCCTCATCTCAGCCTGA